One Odontesthes bonariensis isolate fOdoBon6 chromosome 12, fOdoBon6.hap1, whole genome shotgun sequence genomic window, CTGTGACCCATGCCCAGAGCATAATCGATCCACCCGCATACTTTACAGCTGGAGAGGTGCTGTTTTCTTAAAATTCTGCACCTTTTATTCTCCAAACGTGCCAGCCAAAAACGTTTGTTTAAGCTCGTTTTGATCGTTATATGCAAGCTTAAGGGCTAAATTTTGTGGTGAGGTTGCAGGAAAGGTTTTCTTCTTGTGACTCTTCCTTGCAGGTAAAATCAATGCAGAATCACCACTAATCCACAGTCTGCTTAAACTTCATGATTTGCAATTTTGCAATCCTAAAAGTAGTTATTTCAGAAAGCTTTTGGGATCTTTTGGACCTCAAGCTCTCCTGCAAACTGGATATTTCTTATATATATAAcaactgagaaaactgaaaaaagatAAACTATATTATCTCGAATGGGAAAATCTACTTGATCAACAGTGCTACGCAAAGCTGCAGCCACAACCAGTCACATTAATCTTAATACAAAGGGAAGCAAAAATCCCAAAGGACATAAATTGTAAACAAAGACATAGAAACGATGAACTTTTCTTACGCAGAGGTGAACCCAGCTACATGGACtaactgtgttgtgttgcaccTGTTCAGTGTAAATGCCCTCTCCTCACACAAGCAAAATCAATTCCACATTACCGGCATAAACAACAGTATTGAGTTGTAACCATTGATGAAATGGAGATCAAATATAATCAAACCGAACGGAAAAAGGATATATAAAAAGCTACTTAAGTAAGTAAgtatgtgttttctttttaagataaaaaaagaaaacacatattGCAATTGCTCAACATTAAATTCaccacagacttttaaaaagGAGGAGCAGATATACTAAGAACTCGTTTCAAAGAACAAGTTGTTGTTTAAGAGTGTTATTGAAGTTGAGAAGAACAACGATTTACAATGATTGTCTTTTGCATTTGATGGCCTTGCATCGAAAAAAAAGTCTGCGCTCTTACGGCTTTCTACAGCTTTGTGAAACAATTGTTTTAATTTTCAGAGTGCCATTTAGAGGAGCCCCGGGGCTGCCAATTGTTCATCACCTCACCTTCAACTGCATTACCTCACCTTTCCCAATAAGGTGTGTGAACAAACCATAAAATGCTAATAAAAGGTCTGCGACCTTTAAAAAGCTTCCCTGAGGCGCCCAGACATTCACACGATGTCCCTTTTTTTCCTAAATAATACACTAATCTTGCTTCTAATATTAAACATAACGCTTCGACTTTACCCTCGTGCcatttaaaaatcagttcaCACTCTACACAATTATTCACAGTAACAAAAACGTTGGGAAGGGAGGTTCAAACTTTTGCATGCAATGAGCTCAGTCTTCCTCTCACCTGATTTCCACCCATGCCGTGACAGTTGAAAAAGCCAACCTTCTCGTTCTCCTTCCTTCCCATGTTGTCCACACATTGGTTGGTCTCCACATTTCTGATCTACACACAGGAAATACACTGTCAGAGGTTTCCTCAGAGTACAATTAACTCCTGATGGATAAAGGTCATAGATACTCGTGGCCCTGCACTATTCTTCAGAGGGCAATCACCTTTTGAATTCTTTTGTATACCTGCTATTTATTTATGATGGGGTGTTTCTGTCTCCCATTTCCAAATGaggaaatattattttcaatgCAAATGTCCTGCTAAATAGCTATAAATTGAAATAAGTCATCTTCTCTGCTGCACACCCCCTACCATGTGTTTATGCTGACTTCCTCATCAATATTTAAAGCCTAATTAAGTTACCTTTTTTATAATGGCATGAAGGATTATACGATCATTGTTTTATACAGAGTTGTTGCTTTTCCTTCTCAATCACATCAAACATCTTTAGGGTCTGAAGAGGTTGATGGATAAAACAAGTTAATGGAAAACATTTAAGACCCACTGAACACAACTTGCTGTTCCAGATGCAGGCCGATGTTAAAGTCCGATCGCTGATAAGTCACATGTTGGAAGATGCTTTTCTCTCAAAAAACGCAAGAAAGTAAGATAAGAGTGACATTTAGAGTAGCCACCATTGTCACTTTAGCCCATAATTGTCAAAAGTTCAATATAATTAGAATAAGGACTTCTAGCTGAAATTattagtatttaaaaaaaaatccttaagtTTTCATAGCATTATAGATCTCAATTTAACCACCACCACTCCTTATATTTGTCATTTCTTAATCACATCACAAACTGAGGGAAAATTtctcttggggaaaaaaaaaaacacttcaattTAGTTAAGGTGTTGCTCCGTGGGGATCAATATCAAACCTTGTATTACCCAACTCAACGAGGATGGCAAACCGGTTGCTCGAGCTGGTGTAAGACAAACTTTTGCATGATGCTCCTTTTCCTTTATCATTCCAAAATTatacaaaccaaaaaaagaaacactaaTCTTGTTCATCTTAATATTGAATCATCATTTGCTTTTGGAGGCAAGTTATCGGATACTATTAAACAGATTCTACCTTGCTGAAAGTTTTCCATGCTATTCAAACAGATGCTTTAGCCCTTATTTATGTTTGTCCAACCTCGACTCATTATCTTTACTCTAAAAGCTGAAATATTGACCTAACTACACAGTTCTAAGCCTGTGTTACCACAGCCCATACTGGCTTACCATCAACTCAGTATTTAACGAACTCATGCACTCACAGAGATGAAGCTGAGCTGACCATTGCCTAAGCCATTCATTATGCCTATCATGCAGGAATAATATGGCATTCATAATCAAGCAGTACCAAACCTAATGGTTCCAGCTGTTAAGCTAACTGTGTGTCATGGAGGGTGAGACTCGGTCAGAGGTTTGGCTTAGAGGAAGATGGGAGGAGAGGTGCTCCAGATGTTGACGGGTGACAGAAAGACCCAGCTTTTACTGTGTTAGCAGAGCTGATGAAAATTCTCTCATGCCCCATCTGTTGGCAGGATTACAAGCTCCTTTCACCATAAGTCCTGCGACTGGCATTACTTTTCAATGGCCTTCGTCTTTTATGAAAACAGCATACATCCTGTCAGCGCTGCCTACCCAAGTCTGCAGTGCAGTAGACGCAGAGTACTATGCATCAAGAGGATAATCGGGTCACTGGGAAAAACTAGTCTGGGTAAGAAAGAACTAACTAAGCTTGAACTTGAACAATTAACTGCAAATGCTCATGTCTTAGCTGCATATGAACAGTtatcactcactcactcattcactccctcactcactcactcactcactcactcactccctCACTCACCTCTATCTTAGCCTGTCAATCGTGCTTTAAAAATATCCTCCATCTTTTCCGACTTTTATAAATAAACATAAAGAATGTGACACAAAAAACTAATTCTCTTTAATAATTTGTTTTTGCTTGCTCGGTATAACAGCAAAACACGCAAACACGAGCCTTATCTCACCCACCCAGCATGCACAGCATAATTGTGTAAACGTGACAGAGATCAATACTGCACAAGCATCCCTGCGGTTGTTTATCATACGTGTTAAGTGCAAACAACTGGCCATGTTTGCTGCTATCTTGTTTAGTCAAGCCTCTGCTGAATCCTCAGATTTTCAAATGTATCTCTCAGCAATATTGTCATTCTGAAAACACAGCCCAAAAGCTACAAGGACATATCTGACCGCATGCAGCAGCAAGCagagtttctgcagcagaatggAAGATCAGAGAATAATAGCACTCATACTTCACCAAGTGAGTAGTATCTTCTCGGGATCTGGGAATCTGGGTAGATGTTCTCCAGATACCATGAAAACGGTTTGCACTTTAAGGCCTCGCGGAGGGTTTTACGAGAGGAGACATCTCCGTAGTCGACCCGCATCACGCCTGCGGAGGAAAGGTCAAGACCGGATTTCAGCCATATCTATCTGTGAATGCAATCAGTTGGGGTTTAAAGGATTGATTTGCTCTAAAAAGATGTGCTTCTCTTGTTTTCTGAACCACCAAGACTTGACACCAGGGGGAGCCTTTGTATAAACACTTTACAGCCTCTGTGTTAAAACATGGGCAAAATGGGTGATCATGCAGATTTTCTGTTAATCAATGCATAATTAACCGAGGCTCTGCCGTGCTATTTGCACACCACTCACCCGTTAGTTGTACAGCTCCAGATAGGGCACGTTTCAAACATGGAGAAGTGCAACATTTGTGAACCACCGTGTGCCATGATGTATGTTATTTAAGCCAAATGGAAACAGCCTGATGTATCAGCATTGAACTGAAACTAAAACTGAAGACTGGGGAAGGATTAGACAGCAACTGGGCACAGACACTTACAAACACATTAGGCAGATGGTTTCTCCCTGGAGTGCCTCTCGAGGAATCATAGCTTGCATGTAGATAGATCGAGGGTGGTAATTTATCATAAAAGAGCATGATTGCAGTGAAGGAAAATAAGAGTACAGTTTTCAAAACCAGCCAACATGCATGACCTACAACACTGTGCTGTATTAACCCATCAAACGGCAACAAGACAAAGCCGACAGCAACTTCAGTAATACCAACAACACTTTTACACTTTAATCTGAGAGATAAAAATTTTACATTGGCAGATAAAAGCAAAGAGATGAAGGTCGCTTTTTTCTCCCCTGGCTCTGTGTGTCTGTAGGGTCTGAGCATCACATGTTGCAGTGAATGAATAGCCTCTTTGATCTTAATATCCTCTATGCAAAAGAGGGACAAGGAGGGAGATAGACTTTAAATAGGATGACTACATGCCACTCCCAAAATTAGCCATAGCAACACGTTGTGCTCCTCTGTGCCAATAAGTGAAGTCTGGCAGCAGATCAGCTCTGATCATTCTCCCTAATGTCCTGCAGGAACAGACGGTCATTGCGGGgccacaaaacacacaaaaactcaTCCATCACAACGCTGGCTGCGCCTGCACACCTGGCCGTGGAGAGCCTTGCCTGCCTGAGTGAAGAAGAAGGTCACAATTTGTGCCTGAAGATCTGTAGATTACAGAGAATCCTTCATAGGTTGGCTGCCATCTAGAACACTTAGCCAGAGATTTCCGGAAAAGTGCTCCCTGCTAAAGGGTAATCACATTACTGAGTCGACAGATGGAGGGGCAGTCATCTCTCAAGCTGTACAGCCATGTAGCTCTAGTTTTTCCATATGTGTTTAAGCTCTGTTGGATAGAGGACCATTTCTGACAAATTTCTGAGCTCGAGTTTAGAAGAGCACTACAAATGTGTCTGAAAGCAGAAACTAATTAGTTCTGCTTTGAGGATGACAAAGTGGAATTAAACACCAATATATCagtaaaaagagaaatgttaatTACTGAATTAATGTGAAAAAGTCCCATGCAAGAGAATGAAAGAGTAAAGCAGCACAGACAAGTCCTTTCAACACAATTGGCTTAATATGATATCAGCTTGCACAGAGAGGTTGGGTAATGAGGGTTGTTCATATCAGCTTTTGAACATGGGTGCGCACTGAATTAAACATTCATAAAGTTCCCGACTGATCTATACATTCCTTGAAACTTTAATAGCATGTAGAATTCATATAATCTTAACATGTTTGTGTTCACTGGGCCCTTGGTATCCAACAGCGGCGGAAAGCAGCTGTAACACAGACACTGTTTGATGGCTCTGTACCTGGTGATATGATATAGAAGAAGTCTTTGAATTCATCCATCCAGACTTCAGCCAGCCGCCTGTTGTTCTTGTTGATGACTTGACCCGTTCCCCCGGGGAAACTATATGGGGTGGCCTTCCGGAAAACATGGCCCACGTGTGAGCACGTTACAATTTCCAAGGAGCCGCCACATTGCCAGATCTGCAGACAtgggaaaaaaatctatttaataGTATGTGGcaagaaagcaaataaaaacagaaagccaGCTTATAGAACTGTCTGTAAATGCCAGTTTCACTTTTTTATTGCTCTCACTCCTTGCCGCTTTGGTAATAGAAGTAATGATTACACTTGTCATCAATAAGTCATTAATATGCTTATAAGAGTTGGGATATTGGACACGAGAGCATCCCACTTTACTGAAAATCTACTTGAGGCTGTTTGAAACTGGATATAGTTCAGTGGACTGctctgttttcagattcaacattgtcaaaaaaataagaataataagaGAACCAAGATATGTTTTGAGTTGTTTAGGAAGAAAGTTGCTCATATTTATTCATCCATGTCCAGCCTGTTCCACCTCTAAAATGGTAAGTTATAGTAAGAAACTAGTTTAGTCgatattaaaagcaatcaaatatGAAAAGTATAATGTTATGTTAAAACATAAAGGTAGCAAGTACAGCACAGAACGTTTACATATAAATTGACATTTATTACATTCCAGCCCTCACCAAAAGAGTTCATATATTTCCGATTAAACCCACATCAGCAGGTGAatcttttttctattttaaacGTCTGGTTTGACTTTCCTGTGCTGGTAATAATGCATTTTACATCACACTGCCAAGAAGAAGGAGGTGAAGAGGGGAGCAATCGTTGCTATGGAGCCTGACTGTGCTACGGCAGTTTGAGGGATGGAGGAGTTGCTGACTGAAAAACCTTACAAGCAGTCAAGAAAAGTTTTAATGCATACACTATATAAAGAAATTTTCCAGTCAGAGGAAggattacattaaaaaaaatttaaaaaataaaaaatgccacTGAGGGCAAGGGCAAACATTGGTTGTCATTGGTGAGGCTGCTTCTCTCCAGGCTTAGCGTAATGCGCTGTTCCCAAGGTGACTCAGTCCCTTCAAAACTGTTTAGTGCATGTGTTTGTAATTCTCCTttattttcagacatttttcttGGTGTGTTCCATTTGAACGGAAGTGGGATCTATAGTGGGAAATTTTCTACAAAAACATCCCTTCGAGATATTTTAACCTCAGAAAGGAAAACCCCACCAACGCCTTCCTCAAAAGCGAGCTGTCATATGCACTAAAGGTGGTGAACATTTCCTTATTTACACCTCTGCTTATTTTTGTGCCTATAACATCAATTGCACCATCAGCCTATATCTATGAACATAAGGTGGTTTGTGTTTAAGGCACAAAATACCAACACTGAATCTTAAGTAGAGGGGTGATTCAAGCAAAGTCCGCAAGTGtggaaaacatgaatatatGTAAGGAAATTAGGGTATGACCTTGATAACAACACCACTCACTCTAAAAGACATTTCCAGGTTCTCTCCCCCCCAGATATCCATCCCTGGGTCATAGCTTCCAATTTcttcaaaatattttttgtctATGGAAAACAATCCTCCAGCCATGGTGGGAGTCCTAGAGAAGAGGCGCAAGAATTAATACGAAAAACAGTACAGAAAGCTATATTTCATAGGGCATATATGTAGATGAATTATAACTGTGAATGAGttaaaacacacaacaaacaaaatggGGCATAAATCAATGCTAACAGGAGGCTAAAGAAAATAAGCTTGTCTCGTTTCTCTCTGATGCCAACATAGAGAGACTTACAGTGGTTCAGGTGAAACAAGCAGGAACTGCAGTCTCCAAATCTTTTAAGAGACAGGACTCTTTTTGATTTTGTGGTCGGAAAGGGACTCGAGTTGGAAGGAGGCCATGCTGGAAACTGCGTTGTTTATCAAACCTGAAAACGGACCTAAAGATGGCAGCAAGGATTCTCACAAGGAGATTTGCATTCATGCTAAAACTGGTAGAATCATATTGTAGCTCAGGGGGATATTCAGAATACAATAAAAGGCCAATTTGTTCCAAGACTTGAAACAAAGCCTCAGAGGGGtaattatttttatcttttaactCAGCCGACCCTGAATTGAGGACATTGTTGATGGGAGTGATCTGCATACAGATATCTACCCACTCTGGTGAAGCCGAAGAAGGCGACTGTAACCAGAATCTCTAGTTTTCTATTTTAGAAAACACAAACACTTACACTACAAAGGCAGTAGCTGGATGGAGATTATCTATTCGTAGCTGCACGCTTCTTGCAAAGAACTTTAACCATGAATGTTTTCTCTGCAGCCGGCTACACTAAGGTATCATTaactgtgtatgtatgtgtgtgtgtgtgtgtaaaaagaaatattttctttgtgtACCTGACGGGGAGTGTTCTGTCCCCCTTTCGTCGATCCATCTCCCGCTGAGGAACAGGGTACCATCTGAAATTCAGCTTCCAGTTGAATCCACCATAAGTCATATCAGAGCCTGCCATGTATTCAAACGTTTCGTCGCTGATGACATCGATGATGGGGCACACCACTGCAGTCCTGAAAAACACAAGCGGTCATAACAATCAGTTATGAGATAAAGAATGGACGAAAGCTTGCATTGCGCACGTGCACTGATCATAATTCCACAAAAGTTAAACACGTCCTAGAAGCATGCGATGCTTTATCATTATTCTTAGTCACTGACTGTATTGCTTTATATCATTCAAAATGAGTTTCAATCAACTGTATGTTCACCGAATCTTTAGTAGTAAAAAAATCTCTCCAGCGATTTCCAATATCCAAATATCTTGAATCACACAGCGACAACTGTGCGGCTTTGCAGACAACATAATTTCTGCTTCATCTCACTGCTCTGTGCCCAGACTATAAGACATCAATACACCTGCAGCAGCATTCACCAGACGTGTAATGGCTCTATAATATAATATTCTGAGTCATATGATACCAATTTCTTCCTGTGGGACAATGAATgtgtctgacctcagataaGATATGGATCACATGAGTGTCATTATTAACCCATCCGTGATCAATCCATTCCTTCTTGACACTCTCGTTCACGCGGCAGGTGGGATGTATATTTTCTAGAGGGTGCATCTTTCACGCAACTAAAGCCAGAAAAGCATCCGCGTTCGGATAAATAACTCTAAGACTtggaacattttaaaaacaggaataaaaacacaaactaacTTTCAAGATAAAGGTGACATCAAGACTCCATACAGCACACCTGTTATTACAGTTCTTCTGTTCTTCTTTTTAAACAGgatttttgtcatttctttcttaaaactttcagttatttttttattttttacccttGGTCTCTGGTATTAGAAGTTTTGTTTCCTGCACATTtagtttttccttctttttgacAGTTCTGTTTTCGTCTTAGAGTAGTTTTCATATCGTAgtcctttgtttttgtgttgctcCTTACACCggctgttctttttttcatgcatttttcatttctttcgcATCTTTATGCAACACTGCCGTCTATGCATCCTCTCTGTCAAATAAACTAAAACAGATAACAAATCGGAGTAAGACTTGTCCTTTATATTGCATTTCTAACATGTCAATTTAATAATTGACCGAGCATACAAAGCACGATGAAGAAAACATCCACTGTCCTGCTCCAACATTCCACCACTGATTTGTTCTGTTGGTGCTGACTAGCATTTTTGGAGCTGGATTAATAAAATGACACCTGAAGCTAGTGTTTCCTCTGAGGcagcatctacagcagaatgAATACTGTCTCAGAAGTGTTAGACTGATTGTTCGGTGTCCCATCAATATTCAAATACAGCTTTGGTTCACGCACCTGATGATGAACGTTACTCAGGTGTGAAAACTCCAGTAATGATAAAGCAGGATTAAACACTCAGTATGAAGATTAAATTGCCGGACAATGAGCGGCTATGCAGCATTGCCCCGACAAAGTACCATATGTTCGTCACTTGCTGTCATTTCCAGCGTTTGTTCATTTTGGCCCCTACCTGTCCTCTTTGATCCGAGCCAGCAGGGGCTCCAGCCAGCCAATAGTACACTCGCAGTGAGCGTCGAGGAAGGTGATGACCTGACCTGTGGTGGCCGCTGCCCCCCTCAACCTGGCTCTGATCAGACCCGAACGCTGCTCCATCCTGAGGATCCTCACTGGCACCTCCAGAGTGCGCGCGTAATTCTCCAACTTCTTCTTCAAGAAGtctgaaacaaaacaagaagCCGTGCAGGAGGGGTCAAGCTTTAGAGTTATTCTCCAGGAGCAGAAATAACTACTTTAACTGTGCAAATGTAAAATCACAGCATTCATTTTTCTATAAATAATATCATCATCGTCACTATTCTTAATCAACACTTTTTAACCAAAGAAATTATTGATAAATTAGGATTAAAACTAGCAGATAAAGTAataaaaaagcaacacattttCTATTTGTACGTTACTCAATCTTTTGATCCATAACAAAGTTAGAACCAAATGATGCCGTCTGTTTAAATAAGCAGCAATTATAGGGAACAGATAAGTTTAACCCCCTATCATTATTTAGAAAAAGCAGCACAGGAAAAAGTACACATAATATTTGTTGGGGAACACTCACCGACAGCCAAGAGGTACTAATGTCTCTTTGTGTGGCCCGACACCCTGTCAAGTAAAAACTTATGGATTGTATGAGAGAATGATCCAATCACGAATCTAGATTATAACTACAACCTAAGTCAAAAAACTTGATATAAGGGTGGTATTTGTGTGAAACGTTTACGTTTCACAGGACCATAAGCATTTAGTTTAGATCTCTATTTGAGATAAGAGAAGAAGATAAGAAATAAGCTAAATGTAATCATTTCTTACATCTTGAAAAGCTACAGCCTGTCATCCCATCTGATGACTGCAAGTACGTGGCAATCCCTCTCAGATCAGCAGGAAAAATACAGACGTATCACCCAGATTTACAGTATCCCTTATTATTCTTTAACAGTGTGTCTGGCATTTAGTTTTTCAGGATTTTCGTCTCAAGGTAAAAAGCCTAGACAAAATCTGAAAAGGCGTAGATGCTAACGGCTTTTATTCCTTCCATGCTGCGTTGcagaaaaaaagtacaaaataaTTATTCACTGCTGCCCTAAATCCAGTGTAGTTCgcatattttttatttccatgAATTGCAAATTCTATCAAATAAAATCATCATCTtgctttattttgaaatatgcaTACTGCGTGCTCGAGGTAAACCTGCGAGCCTGTCACATATCACGCGGCGTACATTTTGTCAGACGATtatcagccacagcagcaaatTACCAACCTCGCTCGCTGGCATCGTCGACGAGCAAAATCTCCACAAGCAAGTGCCTGGGAGAGCGGTTGATGACACTGTGAACGGTGCGCAGCAGGGTGCTCCATGCCTCGTTGTGAAACACGATGACAATGCTGGTGGTGGGCAGGTCATCAGTGTACACTTTGGTTTTACAGCTGAAAGAGcaacagggagaaaagggagCTCATCAACATTTAGCTGAAGACGGAGCATGTAGATTTACAGAGCTATAAACTTATAGTCTTAGAGCAGGTGTTCTGGATCTTTCCTTCAACATGTGAGCAGATCATCTGAAGAAAGAATTCCCCCTCTCGGATAATATAATCCTGACGGCCAATAAGTTATTGACAGGTTAACGTAATATCCCTCATTGCTGACGTGACATTAACATTTAATTCTGATTGTGAccttggaaaaaaatcaaagtaatTATCCATTTCTCAGCAATCTGAATTTTAATTATAAAATTATCACTGAACTTCATAAAATCTCAGACAGTAATGGCCAAAGATCAATATTAAATAGTAcaacattaaattaaatgtatgatGTAATGATGTTTTAAAAACGGCGTGAAAAAAGGCGGCGTGATTATCCATCTTCATTTTTCAATTATTCACTCactcaataaaaaaatcaactaAAACTCATCTGGAAATATCATTACTGCTAGCAGCCGAACCAAATTCAGCTGCAACTAATGTACAAACTGACCATAAGCATGCATCCTTCTGCTTAAAGCTTAATGTCTCTGCATATGTGCAGTCTATATTTACTTGTCTGAAACTATCCCGTTGGATTCATGAAGCAGCTCATTATAGTGTCTGAGAACAGAGTTGGGAGTATCCTGCTGTTCTCCGGTGCTGCCGTCAGTGCAGAAACATCGTCGCAGGGGATTTACTGACAAATATCTCCAGAGAAAGTGGAAAAAGTAAAATCGGTGTTGACAGCGATGTCAGCATGTCCTTGGCTTGATGTAATGTCTGTGAAAGCCTTACGGTGAGACTGTGGCAAACGCGGGACGCCGCTGTAAAGGACCCTATTGAGCAAGGAATTAGGTAGGTTACAGAAGAGGAGCTGGACAGCAAAAGAAGCCTGTGCTGCAGGAGGAGGGGCGGTGAGAAGGGGGCGGGGCCACCGGAGCCAACAGCACTCCCAGTTCACTCCCGTTTATTCAATGTGACAATGCTGACTGACACATCTAGGCCAGCAGGCTGCCTTCAAGAAAAATAGTTATTGCCCTTCAGAGGCAACGCCTGGCAATTCTGCACGCTACTGGATCATTTTCACTGCAGAGTTGCTGAAATTTTGCAAAGCTAAGCTGTGCTCCGCAATAAAgctgttgttttatttatatggagagaaatagaaaaaaaactaggagctgaaatcagctgacAACTGAGTTTTGCTTACCAATATATGTCCTGTTTTGCACAATGAAGCTGAAATTAAGTTTTACAGCCCCCCTCCGTCCACAATTCAGCTGCAAGTGCAGAGTGAAGACAGTTtgatgtatatgtgtgtgagtTCTTGTCTgtccacttgtttttttttttttttcagaaggtGTTCAGGGTCATTACAATAATCTAATTCACAGCCCTTGTGCCCGGGCCCAACTTACTCACCCATCCAACCTCACGTCTGGTAGACTCCTGTTGAGAGCGATCATGTCACTGGCCATCAGATTGAACTGATTAATCTTAAAGAGCTCCTTCATTTTCTCCTGGTTGTCTTTGGGGACGTTCACTGCCTTGCCCATCTCGCCTGGACCGT contains:
- the galnt13 gene encoding polypeptide N-acetylgalactosaminyltransferase 13; amino-acid sequence: MRRFVYCKVVLTTSLVWVLVDVFLLLYFSECNKCDDRKDRSLLPALRAVISRSHDGPGEMGKAVNVPKDNQEKMKELFKINQFNLMASDMIALNRSLPDVRLDGCKTKVYTDDLPTTSIVIVFHNEAWSTLLRTVHSVINRSPRHLLVEILLVDDASERDFLKKKLENYARTLEVPVRILRMEQRSGLIRARLRGAAATTGQVITFLDAHCECTIGWLEPLLARIKEDRTAVVCPIIDVISDETFEYMAGSDMTYGGFNWKLNFRWYPVPQREMDRRKGDRTLPVRTPTMAGGLFSIDKKYFEEIGSYDPGMDIWGGENLEMSFRIWQCGGSLEIVTCSHVGHVFRKATPYSFPGGTGQVINKNNRRLAEVWMDEFKDFFYIISPGVMRVDYGDVSSRKTLREALKCKPFSWYLENIYPDSQIPRRYYSLGEIRNVETNQCVDNMGRKENEKVGFFNCHGMGGNQVFSYTADKEIRTDDLCLDVSRLNGPVVMLKCHHMKGNQMFEYDAERLTLLHVNSNQCLDMPSEEDKMVPTLRDCNGSRSQQWLLRNMTLSV